The following coding sequences are from one Desulfosoma caldarium window:
- a CDS encoding type IV pilus secretin PilQ translates to MKLWNCSSRLIRTVAAFMVTTVFLVSGAVAQAPTAASSPAQAPASDGDRVRVFGVQAEDFPDRTEVVVITNKPPLHHRTVRQGDAGFSIVLEGVETSLGFGTVPTASKRVGSMKVTTDGRGGFFISGRMASGLERLESAIQGDRLVVRLYPLEALGKTPSKAAVSSRVTRQHASSFEAGTHSVSAGAWPAGMDSSGALFEKTYRGKPISLDLQDADLSNVLRLLADVSGMNIVVEPDVSGKVTLKVENIPWDQVLDMVLMMNRLGHEEVGGVIRIAKQEKLKQEMKEREERLKIEQQLLRTQKDLGELDTAYLQINYANPAEIAAKISEIKSDDGKISVDQRTGIILYTDYPARIAAARGIIGRLDIPTKQVLIEARIVQLNTTASRDLGVQWGFSLTKTTDHQVDTRYAVNHPVTATSTASLTVGKLVGTTLWNLDLRLLAAEQAGRGKIISAPRVLTMNHVKATISQGTQIPYQAQSQDGISTEFKDATLELAVTPHVTPDGRIRLQIQAKKEAPNFTQVIPGQPPAIDSRKVDTELLVDDGATVVIGGIIEENESDSESRTPGVHKVPVLGHLFKSKSVRMEKNELLIFINPQIVDVSSGTVRAGS, encoded by the coding sequence ATGAAGCTTTGGAATTGCTCGAGTCGTCTCATCAGGACCGTTGCCGCCTTTATGGTCACCACCGTGTTCCTGGTGAGCGGGGCGGTGGCCCAAGCTCCGACGGCGGCGTCCTCCCCAGCGCAAGCTCCCGCCTCGGATGGGGACAGAGTCAGGGTTTTTGGAGTACAGGCCGAAGATTTTCCGGATCGCACAGAGGTCGTGGTGATCACCAATAAGCCTCCTCTTCATCATCGCACCGTGCGGCAGGGAGACGCAGGTTTTTCCATCGTCTTGGAAGGCGTGGAGACCTCCCTGGGATTCGGAACTGTCCCCACGGCATCCAAGCGCGTTGGTTCCATGAAGGTGACAACGGATGGTCGAGGCGGGTTTTTCATTTCCGGCCGAATGGCCTCAGGCCTGGAAAGACTGGAAAGCGCCATCCAGGGGGACCGTTTGGTGGTGCGCCTCTACCCGTTAGAGGCTTTGGGGAAAACGCCCTCGAAAGCGGCTGTGAGCTCGAGGGTAACTCGGCAGCACGCGTCATCATTTGAAGCGGGAACGCATTCCGTAAGTGCCGGCGCTTGGCCTGCAGGGATGGATTCCAGTGGAGCCCTATTTGAAAAAACTTACCGGGGCAAGCCCATCAGTTTGGATCTGCAGGATGCCGATCTCAGCAACGTGCTTCGGCTTCTGGCCGATGTGAGCGGCATGAACATCGTGGTGGAACCGGATGTCAGCGGCAAGGTAACGCTGAAGGTGGAAAATATTCCATGGGACCAGGTCCTGGACATGGTCCTGATGATGAACCGGCTGGGTCATGAAGAAGTCGGCGGCGTCATTCGCATTGCCAAGCAAGAAAAACTCAAGCAGGAAATGAAAGAGCGCGAAGAGCGGCTCAAGATCGAACAGCAGTTGCTGCGAACCCAAAAGGATCTTGGGGAACTGGACACGGCTTACCTGCAGATCAACTACGCCAATCCCGCGGAAATTGCTGCAAAGATTTCCGAAATCAAGAGTGACGATGGGAAGATCAGTGTGGATCAACGCACCGGAATCATTTTGTACACCGATTATCCGGCCCGCATCGCTGCGGCCCGGGGGATCATCGGACGTCTTGACATTCCCACCAAACAAGTGCTTATTGAAGCACGCATCGTACAGCTCAACACCACGGCATCGCGGGACCTGGGCGTGCAATGGGGATTTTCGTTAACTAAAACAACCGACCATCAAGTGGACACGCGCTACGCCGTGAACCACCCCGTGACCGCCACATCCACAGCGAGCCTCACTGTGGGAAAACTTGTGGGCACCACTTTGTGGAACCTGGACTTGCGCCTCCTTGCCGCCGAACAAGCGGGACGGGGAAAAATCATTTCGGCGCCTCGCGTTCTGACCATGAACCACGTGAAGGCCACCATTTCTCAGGGAACTCAGATTCCCTACCAGGCACAAAGCCAAGATGGTATTTCCACGGAGTTCAAGGACGCCACCCTGGAGTTGGCCGTCACACCTCATGTGACCCCCGATGGGCGCATTCGGCTGCAAATACAAGCCAAGAAAGAGGCTCCCAATTTCACGCAGGTCATCCCAGGCCAACCTCCGGCCATCGACAGTCGCAAGGTGGACACGGAATTGCTGGTGGATGACGGAGCCACGGTGGTTATTGGCGGCATCATCGAAGAAAATGAGTCCGATTCGGAGAGTCGAACGCCCGGCGTTCACAAAGTGCCTGTGCTAGGGCATTTGTTCAAGTCCAAGTCTGTACGCATGGAAAAGAACGAACTGCTGATTTTCATCAACCCCCAGATCGTCGATGTGTCCAGCGGCACGGTGCGGGCTGGATCCTGA
- a CDS encoding type IV pilus inner membrane component PilO has product MKKVSFPIETIEAKVDELPVVQRVLVLVITVLALAAAFYYFQYAPQNKRMQQLRASIQSQEKRLATLKKYASESEKLAQEVRKAEEEFASMLKVLPDQREIPALLETVSQIGAQEGLENLLFQPLPEVPHEFHATIPVRLDLVGRYHQLGLFLDRISRLGRIIQVDNLALKRRNDSSVQVSCQFSTYRFLEEHERKKPAAKKK; this is encoded by the coding sequence ATGAAAAAGGTGTCTTTTCCCATAGAAACCATCGAGGCAAAGGTTGACGAACTGCCTGTGGTCCAGCGCGTGCTGGTGCTCGTTATCACGGTGTTGGCCCTGGCCGCGGCCTTCTATTATTTCCAGTATGCCCCTCAAAACAAGCGCATGCAGCAGCTTCGGGCCAGCATTCAAAGTCAAGAAAAGCGCCTGGCCACTCTAAAAAAATACGCTTCGGAATCCGAAAAACTGGCGCAAGAAGTGCGCAAAGCGGAAGAAGAATTTGCCAGCATGCTCAAGGTGCTTCCTGACCAGAGGGAGATTCCGGCACTGTTAGAGACGGTCTCACAGATCGGGGCCCAAGAAGGTCTGGAAAATTTGCTGTTTCAGCCTCTGCCCGAAGTCCCGCACGAATTCCACGCGACGATTCCCGTGCGTTTGGATCTCGTGGGGCGCTACCATCAACTGGGGTTGTTTCTTGACAGAATCAGTCGATTGGGGCGCATCATTCAGGTGGACAATTTGGCTTTGAAGCGGCGTAATGATTCTTCGGTTCAGGTTTCCTGTCAATTTTCCACATACAGGTTCTTGGAAGAGCATGAGAGAAAGAAACCGGCAGCCAAGAAGAAATGA
- a CDS encoding PilN domain-containing protein has protein sequence MIRINLLPAEKKPIRTTARQYLIGYVLCVVVTGLAIAFLWSNQTRTIETLQRRESELKAEAAKYAKYEKILQDLTKQKEIIEKKKEIIQGLEKDRDRMARVLALLSLWVPVDKVWFETVTITGDKVDVAGIALSNESVAEFMRNLEESPFVMRGSVVLAHSRQTSVGQRKLREYRLTWRMVPYSRVKESLAHKDKGQGSEEAQKPSPQTTFQAKPQG, from the coding sequence ATGATCCGCATCAACCTTCTGCCTGCGGAAAAAAAGCCGATTCGAACCACTGCCCGCCAGTACCTGATCGGCTACGTGCTGTGTGTGGTGGTGACGGGGTTGGCCATTGCGTTTCTATGGTCCAACCAAACCCGCACCATCGAGACCCTGCAGCGCAGAGAGTCGGAACTCAAGGCAGAGGCCGCCAAGTACGCCAAGTACGAAAAGATTCTTCAGGACCTCACAAAGCAAAAGGAAATTATTGAGAAGAAAAAAGAAATCATTCAAGGCCTTGAAAAGGACAGGGACCGAATGGCTCGAGTCCTGGCTCTTTTGAGCCTGTGGGTTCCGGTGGATAAGGTGTGGTTCGAGACGGTGACGATCACTGGTGATAAGGTCGACGTTGCCGGAATTGCTTTGAGCAATGAGAGTGTGGCGGAGTTCATGAGAAATCTCGAGGAATCCCCCTTTGTGATGCGCGGCAGTGTGGTGTTGGCCCATTCGAGGCAGACGTCCGTGGGGCAGCGCAAGCTCAGGGAATATCGGTTGACGTGGAGGATGGTGCCCTATTCGCGCGTCAAGGAATCCCTGGCGCACAAGGACAAGGGCCAGGGTTCAGAGGAAGCGCAGAAGCCTTCGCCACAGACGACGTTTCAGGCAAAGCCTCAAGGCTGA
- the pilM gene encoding type IV pilus assembly protein PilM, which produces MFRKQKALVGVDVGSYAVKMVELAEGKAGHRLVNIGMALIPREAVSEGRIQRPEMVVETLRKLATNLKIKPGPIAASISGYEVMIKKIEMPTMTEEDLGVRLRQEIAQYVPYQLDEVNVDYEILDVSKSRAKFMDVLLVAAKKEAVSAYVAMLRTAGFDPVVIDVDYFALSNAFEATYGIFADENIALMDIGASKTTMTIVQAGRPLFTRDVTFGGYSITHRIAQELETPEDNAERIKLGLGIENVDRARLEKAFVETLTEWTTDVKRALDFFFSHFPEAKLHKIYLSGGSARISGLEKFVEAELGVPSEVCNPLQHLEVDAGRFDASYLEQIGPQMTIGLGLALRRAGDK; this is translated from the coding sequence ATGTTCCGAAAACAAAAAGCTTTGGTTGGCGTCGACGTGGGATCGTATGCCGTCAAGATGGTCGAGCTCGCCGAGGGAAAAGCCGGGCACAGGTTGGTGAACATAGGCATGGCTCTGATCCCCCGTGAAGCCGTCTCAGAAGGGCGCATTCAGCGGCCGGAAATGGTCGTCGAGACACTGCGCAAATTGGCCACGAATTTGAAAATCAAGCCGGGTCCCATTGCCGCCTCCATTTCAGGTTACGAAGTCATGATCAAGAAAATCGAAATGCCCACCATGACCGAAGAAGATTTGGGTGTTCGATTGCGCCAGGAAATTGCCCAGTATGTGCCGTATCAACTGGACGAAGTCAACGTGGACTACGAGATTCTAGATGTTTCTAAAAGTCGCGCAAAGTTCATGGATGTGCTTCTCGTGGCCGCCAAAAAGGAGGCGGTGTCTGCCTATGTCGCGATGCTGCGCACGGCGGGTTTTGATCCCGTGGTCATCGATGTGGACTATTTTGCCTTGAGCAACGCCTTTGAGGCGACGTACGGAATTTTTGCCGACGAAAACATCGCCTTGATGGATATCGGCGCGTCCAAGACCACAATGACCATCGTACAGGCGGGACGCCCTCTTTTCACAAGAGACGTGACCTTCGGGGGATACAGCATCACCCATCGTATAGCCCAGGAACTTGAGACGCCGGAGGACAACGCCGAGCGCATCAAGCTGGGACTGGGTATCGAAAATGTGGATCGAGCCCGACTGGAAAAGGCTTTTGTGGAGACGCTCACCGAATGGACCACGGACGTCAAGAGAGCTCTGGACTTTTTCTTCAGCCATTTCCCCGAAGCCAAACTGCACAAGATTTACCTAAGCGGTGGGTCGGCTAGAATTTCCGGCCTGGAAAAATTCGTGGAGGCCGAATTGGGGGTTCCCAGCGAGGTGTGCAACCCCTTGCAGCACCTGGAGGTGGATGCGGGTCGGTTTGATGCGTCCTACCTGGAACAGATCGGCCCTCAGATGACCATCGGCCTTGGACTCGCACTCAGGAGAGCAGGGGACAAATGA
- the lepB gene encoding signal peptidase I, protein MSAFSGPESAKARKKSTVREYTEAILIAVLLAFFIRAFIVQAFKIPSGSMMTTLLIGDHILVSKFRYGIKLPIVDRNLIDWDHPRRGDIIVFKYPQDPSKDFIKRVIAVPGDVILIKDKTVFINEKPLQEPYVRFTDTRILPASVSPRDNLGPLVVPEHSYFVMGDNRDESYDSRFWGFVDASVVKGKAFVIYWSWNKNGQFTLDPDRSFLRWNRLGHLVR, encoded by the coding sequence TTGAGTGCTTTTTCAGGACCAGAATCCGCAAAAGCGAGAAAAAAGAGCACCGTTCGAGAATACACAGAAGCCATTCTAATTGCGGTTCTTCTGGCTTTTTTCATTCGGGCTTTCATCGTTCAGGCCTTCAAGATTCCCTCGGGATCCATGATGACCACACTGCTCATCGGGGACCACATCCTCGTGAGCAAATTCCGCTATGGCATCAAACTGCCCATCGTGGATAGGAACCTCATCGACTGGGATCACCCCCGCCGAGGGGATATCATCGTCTTTAAGTACCCCCAGGACCCATCCAAAGACTTTATCAAAAGGGTCATTGCCGTCCCAGGGGATGTGATTCTCATAAAGGACAAAACCGTTTTTATCAACGAAAAACCTCTGCAGGAACCCTACGTTCGTTTCACGGACACCAGAATCTTGCCCGCATCTGTGAGTCCTCGAGATAACTTGGGGCCGCTGGTGGTTCCCGAACATAGCTATTTTGTCATGGGGGACAACCGAGACGAAAGCTACGACAGCCGGTTTTGGGGCTTCGTGGACGCATCGGTGGTCAAGGGAAAAGCCTTTGTCATTTATTGGTCTTGGAACAAAAACGGGCAGTTCACTCTTGATCCTGACCGAAGTTTCCTTCGCTGGAATCGACTGGGACATCTTGTCCGATAG
- the nadE gene encoding NAD(+) synthase: MAPRQPRHHVPQLVAWIAQSIRDAQAQGVVLGISGGIDSAVCAALAKKALGDNVLGLILPCHTLPEDVQDARSVCHHLAVAHEEIDLSDAFDQLARLLGSQNPKLLGNLKARLRMAVLYHRAAELGYLVMGTSNRSEWEVGYFTKYGDGAADIQPIVHLLKKDVQRLARALKLPKPILTKPPSAGLWPGQTDEEELGFTYKQLDSFLSGQHRSVPSSVRKRIEKLRALTAHKRRPPLRFFEETVEPYPEQRSSALEPSPADRSVEALTVISKAITSDQYLEDILRLIVMVTAQAMNSSVCSLWLLDEQERVLRLRATQAINPEYVKDRVLKVGEGVVGKVVVENKPHIAFNVLEDPYFKEKDLARHLGLVSLLSMPMRVKDRVIGVINCYTSYPHRFTQLEMNVLTAVANQAAVAIENTELMVKSKVIQEELEKRKIIEKAKDILISRLNLSGEDAYRWLQKKSMDTRKSMREVAEAVLLTLES; the protein is encoded by the coding sequence ATGGCACCGCGGCAACCACGCCATCATGTACCCCAGCTCGTTGCCTGGATAGCTCAAAGCATTCGTGACGCCCAAGCCCAAGGGGTCGTCCTTGGCATAAGCGGCGGCATCGATTCCGCCGTCTGCGCCGCTCTGGCTAAAAAAGCCTTGGGAGACAACGTGCTCGGCCTCATTCTTCCCTGTCACACTCTTCCGGAAGATGTTCAGGACGCCCGCAGCGTCTGCCATCACTTGGCTGTGGCCCATGAAGAAATCGATCTGAGCGACGCCTTCGATCAGCTGGCCCGCCTTTTGGGTTCGCAAAACCCAAAGTTGCTGGGAAACCTCAAGGCAAGACTGCGCATGGCGGTGCTCTATCACCGGGCTGCCGAACTTGGCTATTTGGTCATGGGGACCAGCAACCGCAGTGAATGGGAAGTGGGCTATTTCACCAAATATGGGGACGGAGCGGCAGACATTCAACCCATCGTGCATTTGCTCAAGAAAGATGTGCAACGGCTGGCTCGTGCCCTGAAACTGCCTAAGCCAATTCTGACCAAACCGCCGTCCGCCGGCCTGTGGCCAGGCCAAACAGATGAAGAGGAATTGGGCTTCACCTACAAGCAGCTGGACAGCTTTTTGAGCGGGCAACACCGTTCGGTTCCATCCTCGGTGCGAAAACGCATCGAGAAGCTTCGAGCTCTCACGGCCCACAAGAGGCGCCCACCCCTTCGGTTTTTTGAGGAAACCGTGGAGCCGTACCCTGAACAAAGGTCCTCAGCCCTGGAACCCAGTCCTGCCGACAGAAGCGTTGAGGCCTTAACCGTCATCAGCAAGGCCATCACGTCAGACCAATACCTGGAAGATATTCTTCGCCTGATCGTGATGGTCACCGCCCAGGCGATGAATTCCAGTGTGTGTTCCCTGTGGCTTTTGGACGAACAAGAACGGGTCCTGCGGCTTCGAGCCACTCAGGCCATCAATCCGGAATACGTAAAGGATCGCGTGCTCAAGGTGGGTGAGGGCGTTGTGGGCAAGGTGGTGGTGGAAAACAAACCCCACATTGCTTTCAATGTTCTTGAAGACCCCTACTTCAAAGAGAAGGATCTGGCCAGGCACCTTGGGCTGGTGTCCCTGCTGAGCATGCCCATGCGCGTCAAGGACCGCGTCATCGGCGTCATCAACTGCTACACTTCTTACCCGCACCGGTTTACGCAGTTGGAAATGAATGTCCTGACCGCCGTGGCCAATCAGGCTGCCGTGGCCATCGAAAATACCGAACTTATGGTCAAGTCGAAAGTCATTCAGGAGGAGCTGGAAAAACGAAAGATCATCGAAAAAGCCAAAGACATTCTTATCTCTCGACTGAACCTGAGCGGTGAAGACGCCTATCGCTGGCTGCAAAAAAAGAGTATGGACACGCGAAAATCCATGAGAGAAGTGGCCGAGGCCGTCTTGCTCACTCTAGAGAGTTGA
- a CDS encoding exo-beta-N-acetylmuramidase NamZ family protein yields MMASEPKAMPSRFGCDVFLENLPQWVFEKRLGILTNHASVTADFVHVVDALMSRGARVSALFSPQHGFYAEKQANMVESGHSRHRVYQVPIFSLYGETREPTEAMLKAIDVLVVDLQDVGTRVYTYGTTVGLCVEAFCRRSKPVVVLDRPNPIGGDRVEGNLVRPAYRSFVGRYSLPMRHGLTLGELALWVAQKKGRSEMVRVVPVQGWARRDLWPDTGRSWIFPSPNMPSWESALLYPGMVLLEGTNVSEGRGTTLPFQVVGAPYLDPDAVHAALAPWALQGIVLRPVAFEPTFDKWRGQLCRGFHLHVTDARVFCPYRFGLAFLQAVLRVHREAFQWLDPPYEYETRHRPIDILTGDPRIREFLENDGPIMALEKGWAEELRGYEAERQEVLLYGEEFFQGRCTTDWSTL; encoded by the coding sequence ATGATGGCGTCAGAACCGAAGGCCATGCCGTCTCGATTCGGATGTGACGTGTTCTTGGAAAATCTGCCGCAGTGGGTTTTCGAGAAACGCCTCGGTATCTTGACCAATCACGCGTCGGTCACCGCCGATTTTGTCCACGTGGTCGACGCGCTCATGTCGCGCGGCGCCCGCGTGAGCGCTTTGTTTTCGCCCCAGCACGGATTTTACGCGGAAAAACAAGCCAATATGGTGGAATCCGGACACAGTCGCCACAGGGTTTACCAGGTTCCCATCTTCAGTCTTTACGGAGAGACGCGAGAGCCCACCGAGGCGATGCTGAAGGCTATCGATGTCCTTGTCGTCGACCTGCAGGACGTGGGGACGCGCGTCTACACTTACGGAACCACGGTGGGGCTGTGTGTGGAGGCTTTTTGCCGACGTTCCAAGCCCGTGGTGGTATTGGATCGGCCCAATCCCATCGGTGGGGATCGCGTGGAGGGCAATCTTGTTCGGCCCGCTTATCGGTCCTTTGTCGGCCGTTATTCTTTGCCCATGCGCCACGGGCTGACACTGGGAGAACTGGCCCTATGGGTGGCTCAAAAGAAAGGCCGGTCGGAAATGGTCAGAGTGGTCCCAGTTCAGGGGTGGGCGCGAAGAGATCTATGGCCGGATACGGGACGTTCCTGGATCTTTCCTTCACCCAACATGCCTTCGTGGGAATCCGCGCTGCTCTACCCCGGAATGGTTTTGCTGGAAGGGACCAACGTGAGTGAAGGCCGGGGAACCACCCTACCGTTTCAGGTGGTGGGCGCCCCATACCTGGACCCGGACGCGGTGCACGCAGCCTTGGCTCCTTGGGCCCTTCAGGGAATTGTTCTGCGCCCCGTGGCCTTTGAGCCGACCTTCGACAAGTGGCGCGGGCAGCTGTGCCGAGGCTTTCACCTGCACGTCACGGACGCGCGGGTTTTTTGCCCTTACCGGTTCGGGCTGGCTTTTCTTCAGGCCGTCCTTCGAGTGCACCGAGAGGCTTTTCAATGGCTGGATCCGCCATATGAATACGAGACGCGGCATCGGCCCATTGATATTCTTACGGGGGATCCTCGCATTCGCGAATTTTTGGAAAACGACGGACCCATCATGGCCTTGGAAAAGGGCTGGGCCGAGGAATTGCGCGGCTACGAGGCTGAAAGGCAGGAGGTGTTGCTTTACGGCGAAGAATTTTTCCAAGGACGGTGTACGACGGACTGGTCAACTCTCTAG
- a CDS encoding DnaJ family domain-containing protein: protein MSNLFTIFEKIAEQRIQEAMERGEFDNLPGAGKPLTLEDDSHLPADLRIAYKILKNADCLPPELELRKEIRTTEELLSGIQDTQEKYHQMKKLNYLIMKLNTMRRVSPLLEEHQVYYPKVLDRLARNKDNKGP from the coding sequence ATGAGCAACCTTTTTACTATTTTTGAAAAAATTGCGGAACAGAGGATTCAGGAAGCCATGGAGCGAGGGGAATTTGACAACCTGCCCGGCGCGGGAAAGCCCCTCACCCTGGAAGACGACAGCCATCTTCCTGCGGATTTGCGCATTGCCTACAAAATTCTCAAGAACGCCGATTGTCTTCCTCCGGAACTGGAGCTGCGCAAAGAAATCCGCACCACCGAAGAACTGCTATCGGGGATTCAAGACACGCAAGAAAAATACCACCAGATGAAGAAGCTCAATTACTTGATCATGAAATTGAACACCATGCGCCGTGTTTCGCCCTTGCTGGAAGAACACCAGGTCTACTACCCCAAGGTCCTGGACCGGTTGGCTCGAAACAAGGACAACAAGGGTCCATGA
- a CDS encoding potassium transporter: protein MAHWNLKQVWPAEEPFPESVRGGAQLWILGAGRFGRLAMERLLKGDINQAVVVDADRQRLMDIPEESPVIRVRGDIFVFLSNQDLVDHQWIIPAVPVHVAYGWILMELSKKGVARRLAVPTVVDAQVPHPIRTPSGTVYASHATFRCPDDCPEPEDHCTITKKPRPEKLYQTLQNLSIPTFGTVVIQSRQLAPGVGGYTGAQLKEALGAIEASPGAYCVATSCSCHAVIDALLWEGSA from the coding sequence GTGGCCCATTGGAATCTCAAGCAGGTCTGGCCGGCAGAAGAGCCTTTCCCCGAATCGGTGAGAGGCGGAGCACAGCTGTGGATTTTGGGGGCCGGCCGTTTCGGTCGCCTGGCCATGGAACGCCTGCTCAAGGGCGACATCAACCAGGCTGTGGTCGTGGACGCGGATCGCCAGCGTTTGATGGACATTCCCGAAGAAAGTCCCGTCATTCGGGTTCGCGGAGATATTTTTGTCTTTCTTTCCAACCAGGACCTGGTGGACCACCAATGGATCATTCCCGCCGTTCCGGTCCACGTGGCGTATGGCTGGATTCTGATGGAATTGAGCAAGAAGGGAGTGGCGCGCCGCCTTGCGGTGCCCACGGTCGTGGACGCTCAGGTGCCCCATCCCATTCGCACCCCGTCCGGCACGGTGTATGCCAGCCATGCCACCTTCCGATGCCCCGACGACTGTCCGGAACCCGAAGACCATTGCACCATCACAAAGAAGCCCCGTCCAGAAAAACTTTATCAAACCCTTCAAAACCTCTCCATCCCCACCTTCGGCACGGTGGTCATTCAAAGCCGCCAATTAGCCCCAGGCGTCGGCGGATACACCGGCGCACAGCTTAAGGAAGCACTTGGAGCCATTGAGGCCTCCCCTGGAGCTTACTGTGTGGCCACCAGCTGCTCCTGTCATGCGGTGATCGACGCCCTGTTGTGGGAGGGCTCTGCGTGA
- a CDS encoding MazG family protein produces MQRLWSIIGRLRGENGCPWDRQQTPETVQTYLVEEAHEAAAAVRAGSVDEVAEELGDLLFMVLFMIHLYEEAGQCTLESVCDGIAEKMIRRHPHVFGDATVNSTDDVRMNWEKIKEKEKKARPFSSLGVPASLPALVRASRLLARLKSPELFGLPAINEESVLYEAMNHLTEGEHLNRAQVSQWVAQSLLALVAMARRHGVRPEDCLHMYLNQLERCALKHDSGSRNEASDHAEPSHNRASITA; encoded by the coding sequence GTGCAACGCCTTTGGAGCATCATCGGCCGGCTTCGGGGAGAAAACGGGTGTCCGTGGGACCGGCAACAAACCCCGGAAACGGTACAGACCTACCTGGTGGAAGAAGCCCATGAAGCGGCCGCGGCCGTTCGAGCGGGCTCGGTGGATGAGGTTGCCGAGGAACTGGGCGATCTTCTGTTCATGGTGCTTTTTATGATCCACCTCTATGAGGAAGCCGGCCAATGCACTTTGGAATCTGTCTGTGATGGGATTGCCGAAAAGATGATACGGCGGCACCCTCATGTTTTTGGCGACGCCACGGTGAATTCCACCGACGATGTGCGAATGAACTGGGAAAAAATCAAAGAAAAGGAGAAAAAGGCCCGCCCATTTTCGAGCCTTGGCGTTCCCGCATCCCTTCCGGCTCTCGTTCGAGCTTCACGGCTTCTTGCCAGACTCAAGAGTCCTGAGCTCTTTGGCCTGCCTGCGATCAACGAAGAATCCGTGCTATATGAAGCGATGAATCATTTGACGGAGGGGGAGCATCTCAATCGGGCGCAGGTCAGCCAGTGGGTAGCTCAAAGCCTTCTGGCACTGGTGGCCATGGCCCGACGCCACGGTGTGCGTCCAGAAGACTGCTTGCATATGTACCTGAACCAGCTAGAACGCTGCGCCTTGAAGCACGACAGCGGCTCAAGGAATGAAGCCTCGGATCACGCAGAGCCCTCCCACAACAGGGCGTCGATCACCGCATGA
- a CDS encoding CvpA family protein, translating into MKTMNMVDGVLIVVVIFSVLRGLWRGAVSQLFGIAGFVAGFFVAHRFGAALGNRLATSFPSLPHSTAMAAALLFFLTWFLIALAGAWISHGLRRGGLGGTDRMVGGALGLVKGGLGMLLMVWILTLLMPPDHKLLKHSRLIPYAQEATRLLVDATPKSFRERLKILPRRSPGKNITPPGVILEKKHGEDNEPKSRSM; encoded by the coding sequence ATGAAAACCATGAACATGGTGGACGGCGTGCTGATTGTCGTGGTCATCTTTTCCGTGCTACGAGGCCTATGGCGAGGCGCCGTCTCCCAGCTTTTTGGTATAGCGGGTTTTGTGGCGGGTTTTTTCGTGGCCCACCGTTTTGGGGCGGCTCTGGGCAATCGGCTTGCAACCAGTTTTCCGTCTCTACCGCATTCCACGGCCATGGCTGCCGCCCTTCTGTTTTTCCTCACATGGTTTCTTATCGCCCTGGCCGGGGCTTGGATCTCTCATGGGCTTCGACGTGGAGGGTTAGGCGGCACGGATCGAATGGTCGGCGGAGCCCTGGGGCTGGTCAAGGGCGGTTTGGGCATGCTTCTGATGGTGTGGATTTTGACCCTGCTCATGCCACCCGACCATAAGCTTCTTAAGCATTCCCGACTCATCCCCTATGCGCAGGAAGCCACGCGGCTCCTGGTGGACGCAACGCCCAAGAGTTTCCGCGAGCGGCTGAAGATCCTGCCAAGACGTTCACCTGGAAAAAACATCACGCCGCCGGGCGTGATATTGGAGAAAAAACACGGTGAAGATAACGAGCCCAAATCAAGATCCATGTAA